The Gossypium arboreum isolate Shixiya-1 chromosome 6, ASM2569848v2, whole genome shotgun sequence DNA window ataggggctatcttgaaatcaacaccaaattaTTGCATAAGCATTCATGACTAACAATCACTTGACATTTATTCatccattcattcattgcatgtacATATCACCCTAATCATTCACTGAAGCTAAAACTGTATAACCCGCAGCTGCGACACTACAAGCCTAGAATCACGTCACTCATAGAGGACGCGTCGACAAATAAGAGTGATGGAGGCTAAATTTAATGAAAGGATTGAGAGGATGGAAAGAATACAAGGGAAATTACAATAACAGTTGGCAAAGTCACAACAAGAAACCAGAGATctgatggtgagatctcgagaagaatcGCTCGAACAAAGGGAACAAATGGCCGggatgatggaaatgatgtcgACTCTGGTAAAAGAAAAGGGACCTATGAACCCTGACGTTGTGGAACCACAGTCAAGGGTTAACCTTGATCAAGATTCGACCCATCCTCCAGGATTTACTCCACCGCACGCCCACACAATACAAAGAAGGTACGCTCAATGGGAACCTACAGACCTGGAGCAACGACATGCGCCACTTGCTAatctggggcaaggaatattcgtatCAAACCCGGGGGCTAGTCCTACTGATCCACCCGTTTCAGATTTGGACAATCCAGCAGAGATAGCCAGGTTGAAATTGGATGATCACGATGCAAAAGAGAAATATAGGAACCTAGAGAAAAGGCTCAAggcgatagaaggcactgaagtcttctctgcaCTGAGCGCTAAAGAGCTTAGTTTGGTACCCGATTTAGTTTTACCGCCAAAGTTTAAGGTACCGGATTTTGAAAAGTACGATGGGATAAGATGCCCAAAAGCGTATCTCATCATGTTCTGCCGGAAGATGACCAGCTATGTGAATGAAGATAAGCTGGTCATACACTGTTTTCAAGATAGCTCAGTCGGATCAGCTCTTTGATGGTATAATCAGCCTAATAGAAAAAGGATTCGATCATGGAAGGATTTAGCGTCAGCGTTCTGTGAACAGTACAAACAAGTATCCGATATGATGCCTGACCGAATGACTCTGCAAATGATGAAGAAGAAACCAACGGAGACCTTCAGGCAATACGCTCAaaggtggagagatatctcggcccaagtagAGCCTCCACTaactaagactgagataacggTCATTTTCATCAACACGTTGAAAGCGTCATTCTACGACAAGTTGGTAGGAAGTGCCACAAAGGACTTTGCGGATATTGTGATATCCGGGAAACTTATTGAGAATGCCATCAAGAGTGGAAGGATGGAAGGTTCTAACAATTCAAGAAGAGCAACACTCGTAAAAAAAGAGAGCCAGAAACCCATATGGTGGGAGCTGAAAGCCGCTATACTCCAAACCCATACTCAAACTATCCACGATCGCAATATCACTCATCCCCAAACGTATATTTTCCTCCCCAaaacccttactaccaagcaccacctccttcctaccccgtatacgccacgaacaaccaaagacccgtcgccacattcccacaaaacactatacccgctcaaagccaacccaaAAACGAAGCAAGACCAGCAAGCCCaatcccgagagaccgcaatttactcctatccctgtgttgtatggggaactgtacccaaaatttttggagaaacaattgatatctccccattaTATGGCACCCTTGAAACCTCCGTACCCAAAACGGTACGATCCTAACGCTAGTTGTGTATACTATGCTGGAAACCAGGGGCATTCTACGGAGAATTGTTTTACCTTTAAAAGAAGAGTTCAATGACTCATTGATGCAGGCATCTTGCAATTCGATAGTGCTAGTAATGCAACTGAAAACCCGTTCTCTGACCATATGAAGGGAATGTGAACGCGGTAATGGATGAGGGTAAGTGGAAAACAAAAAGCTGTGTTTCTGAAGtaaggacgcctctgcagaaaattTAGGAGGTATTGGTTGAGAATGGATTACTTTGTCGCACCGACAAAATTCTCGAAGAAGGAGGTCAAGATTTTTGTAATTTCCATGGTCTTAAAGGGCATAACATTCAATCCTATGAAGAATTTAGAATATTATTACAAGACATGATAGATAATAAAGAGATTGGGATCTTTAACAAAAGGGAAGAGGCCGATGAAGAAGAAGTATGCCTCTGACAATCAATTGTTAGGTCTCCCGTATAGTGCCGATCGACCATTCGTAATTTATTATGATGCAAGGAAGAAACCGGTGAAACCAAAGATGatcattgaagtaccatctcctttcccttacaaggacgaCAAGACGATACCGTGGAAATACGACATCAAcatcgtcacacctgaagatgaaaaatCCGAAGCCACAACTGGAGATGTTGGGGAGGTAGGCCATTTACCCGCTAGAAGGCGGTGTTATTCTAAAGAGATTGAGCCGATAAAGAAGAACAAAGGATCGGAAGCAAAAAGGAAAGGCAGTGATGTACGAGGCCGAAGTCGAGCAGGAAACTCCACctgtgcaagaaactaaaaagcctatggatgaggaggaagcacaggagttcttgaaatttatcaaacacagtgaatacaatgtggtggaacaattgaataaACAACCAGCACGAATTTTGATtttatctctactgttaaattcagagccatACCGAAACGCTTTgctaaaggtgttaaatcaaggttACGTAGCAAACAACATATCTgttgagaagcttgataggtgggtgaataaTCTGAACGCTGACAATtttatctcttttagtgatgatgagataccgccaaacgatagaggctcagtgaaagcactGCATAttacgactcgctgcaagggctacataataccaaaCGTGCTTATCGATAATGGGTCGgcactcaacgtcatgcctttggccacgcttTCTAGAATTCCGATGGATctgtcctatttaaggccctATCATTCCACAGTAAGGGCATTCAATGGGATAAGGcgtgaagtcatgggaaagattaagatccctctagaagtgggtccctacatttATAATGCCGAGTTTCAGGTCATAGACATCACACCCTcgtataactgccttttgggaaggcCTTGGATTCACTCTGCTGGGGCGGTTCCTTCAtctcttcatcaaaaagtaaagtTTATCATgaatggctgtttggtcactgtcgcgggtgaagaagacattgtcgcatctatctctactGATGTACCATACCTCGAAGCAAGCAAAGATGCAGTAAAATGCTCCTTCCGGTCCCTCAAATTTATTAATGCTACGTTTTTTGCTGAAGGAAATAGAATTCCCATGCCTAAGCTGTCAAGGAATACCAAGATAAGAATCAAGCTGACTGTGGGAAAGGGAGCCCAAGCGAGGAAATGTTTGGGAAGATATCAGCAAGAGATAGTTAGAGCTCTTAAACCTGTGCCCCACAAGGCTCGATATGGTTTAGGGTTCCAGCCTGATATACGACAGAGAAGAAAACAGTTGCAAAAAGATCCAGAAAGGCAGATTGCAAGAGTCTTAGGCCGAGaattagaatgggagcccataacgtaccctcctttgtcaaaaacatttacatctgcaggaatgatataTCTCGGGAAAGATAATTCACgaagcacgctgttattaattgaaatgGGTCTTCAGAATgttagtataaatgtcattgacaaaggaagtgatgcaattaaagatgtttAAACGATACGCCCTTATCCTCCTGAttcgttttgaacaattggactgctgttGATCTCCTTGTAGTTTCTAAGTCTTTTCCAGAGTAATACTCAATGTTAACACTCTTCTTTTTGTGTGTCCCTAAGTAATAgagggattcttttgtaagagcttatgatttgctctttatcatttaaatgaacattaatgaATATGTATTTTGTAATGGTCTTTTCATTCTCATTAACTTCATAATTTTTTTTCCCTCTTCTCACAACCtgtcattgcatatatctcacatcatgacattatgcttgttggtcccaatactttgatgctcctctatagttttcttttccatttaaCTTTCAAgtgctcagatatcaacgatatgaacaaacccgttacaaatcttgaaatcgatttcgagaaggctatttgtttaggagagtTCGAAgctgaagaaaatgttgaagactatGTCTTGTCTCCTGAGTtattaagaatggtagaacaataAGATAAACAGATTCtccctcatcaagaatctgttgagatagtaaacttgggaaatgaagaaaagaggcaagaagtgaaaattgagaccTCCATTTCAGATAACACAAAACATGATTTGATCGTTTTACTTCATGAGTACAAATATGtgtttgcatggtcatatcaggacatggcAGGATTGGATGAGGATGTAGTGGTTCATAGACTCCCACTGAAACCAGAATACAAACCCTTTCAACAGAAGCTAAGACGAATGAGACCTAAAATGCTGTTAAAGATAAAAAAAGAAGTAAAGAAACAATTTGATGTTGGCTTCTTACGAGTCTCCAAGTATCCACAATGGGTAGCTACCATAGTCCCAGTACCGAAGAAAGACggcaaggtacgaatgtgtgtggattattACGATTTGAATCGaacaagtcctaaagataatttttctttgccacacatcgatacattggtggataacacagccaaacattcattgttttcgttcatggatggattctcgggttataagcagataaagatggctcctgaggatatggagaaaactactttcgtaacgatgtagggaacattctgctataaagtgatgccgttcggattaaagaacgctggggcaacatatcagagggccatagtgatgtttcatgacatgatgcacaaagaaatagaagtctacgtcgatgatatgatcgtCAAATCAAAGGGGGAAAGAGAGCATGTTGGGAACCTCAGGAAGTTGTTCgaaagactgagaaagttccagctaaaactcaatccggccaaatgtacgttttgGGCTACCTCGGAAAAATTGCTAAGCTTCATCGTCAGCGAGAGAAGcgttgaagttgatccagataagataaaagccatgcaagaactaccacctccgcgcacgcaaaaaaaaagtcagaggatttttagggaggttgaactacatcgctcggttcattgctcaacttaccaaccagtgTGACTCAATTTTTCGACTCCTTCAAAAAAATAATCCGGGAGAATGGAACGaagagtgccaagtggcttttgacaagataaaacaaTATATGTCTAGTCCTCCGGTGCTAATACCGCCAACTCTAGGAAGACCGttaatattgtatttgactgtgttcgagaattcaataggttgcgtactggggcaacatgataAGTTAGGGAAAAGAGACCTGAGTTCCACtagatgacatgttttggtattctaatgtttttatttctgtttcaaaaattaactcatcttgcgagatgtgagttaagcctcaagacacgttcaggtattttcaatttctgcttttcaaaaaaatcaactcatattgtgagaggtgagttgagcctcgggacacgctgaggtattttcaatttctgcttttcaaaaatcaactaatattgcgagagatgagttgagtctcttcaaaaaaatcaactcatattgcgagaggtgagttgagccttgagtcacacgctgaggtgtttttaatttctatttttcaaacaaatcaactcatattgcgagaggtgagttgagcctcgggtcacatgctaaggtgtttttaatttatgtttttcaaacaaatcaactcatattgtgagaggtgagttgagcctcaggtcacacactGAGgtgttttcaatttctgtttttttcaaaaaaatcaacttatattgcgagaagtgagttgagcctcaggtcacacgctgagatgttttcaatttcttgttttttttcaaaaaaatcaactcatattgcgagaggtgagttgagcctcgggtcacacgctgagatattttcaatttctgttttaaaaatcaactcatattgcgaaaggtgagttgagtcCTAGGTCACACACTAAGTTCGTAGGCTGATCTATTTTCGATGTTTGTTTCTCAATAAAGGATAAAGATTGGAGTTAATCGAAGACACATATTTTGCCtctttgaagttgcagtgaagcaggttAAAATTACAAGTCTAATATCCATGAAGTGTAACGGAACCCTGAAAttgtagtggagcagactaaagataTTAGACCTTATCTCCCTTAATTTGCAGTGGAGCAGTGAAGCAGAACGAAGCTATGAACCTCAGACCCCTAAAGAAACGAACAAAGTGAAGCTACGAGTCATATCTTTGAAGTTGTGGTGAGATAGATTAAAGCTATAAGACGCAGTGGACTGGGACGAAGCTACAAGAAGAAGAGGGGCACCAAAGAAGTCAGGACTCGGCGAGAATGGGCAAAATTGGCCCTctttaaagtctttgctccattctcgttacacgacaatgagcaaagaggggcagctgttatagGCTAATTTTGACCCTATTACATCAAAGGCCAAAACAATTAAACCCTAGCTCAATACAACCTaaacttattttcaaaaaaaaacaaaaccctaACCACCTAGTGCCACCCCTATTGTCTGCTACCATCACACCCACTCCAACTACTCCCACTtgcaaaagaagagaaaaacacaCAAGAAAAAAAAGTAGCAAAGGAATAATATAATATGTATTcaaatcggctataaagccagaGAAAATAGAACACAAAGGAGGATTCTTTTTTGTGGCAAGAATACAAACATTCCAtttcaaaagcaaaaaaaaaaaattccagcaaaagaaaacaaaaaaaaaaagaacattcAACAATCTAAGCAAGAAAAAAACTCCAATATCCGGCAAGCAACCAAGCAACCAAGGACTAACCACCATTAACACCACAACCAAGCTCCCAAATCGAAACCCACTCTAAATAGCCGAGCCAATCGATTATCAGCCACcccaaaacccaaacctcaactacCCGTAGCTTGATTTCACGCGGCGCATATGTTTGCTGTTGGTGGCGCGCACGGTGGAAGGAGAAAAGGGGGTTCGGCGACTTGAAGCTTGgatctcttctttctttctttgtttgctgCTAGAGACTTGTTTGTTTGGGGGGTttagtattaaaaaaaaaaagagaaagaaatattttagttaatggaTTGGTTTATGTAAGGTTTGATTGGTTAAATTTGGTTTGAGTTAATTAGTGGGTTGGGTTATATATTAAGTTAGTGGGTTGGGTTGGTTGTGTTGGGTTTCTTAAGTTAGTGAGTTAGGTtagtttgtattattattattattattattattattattattattattttaatgaattGGGTTTAGTTTAGTTTGAAATATTAAGTTAGTTGGGCTAAGATTATTTTGTAATAGGCTGAAATGATTTGAATCTTTTGTCCTTATGTGAATTTTATTTGggccatgcaaaaatttggtctaaaaaaaacaaattttaaaatattcggGTCAACCCGACTCTATTTATGATAATCGATCCAAAGGATTGATCACCAACAAAAGCCCATTTCAAAGAACCCGAGGAGAAAAGAGATTAATTTCAGTAACCCATAACATTGGGCTTCGATATATTCTtaccctttttattattatttactcatttcaatttaatatatattttagatcACATATTATTACAACATTATTAttagttttctttttattattttagaaatatttttattttcttcttaggTTGTATTGGGCTAGGGTTTAATTGTTTTGGCCTTTGATATAATAGGatcaaaattggcctacaacactaaaattaaaaaaaggaaagttaaaagctTACATTTCATCAACCAAACCCTATGTATCAAGCACAAAAAATTTAGACTAAATTTGACCCAACCCAGCACACACAACATGCACTTTACACCAACCTTGACCCGAACCCGAACCCTTTTCTTGTAATCCTTGCAGAGTCTATATAATTTGAGTGACTAAACACTTTGGGTTATGTAATAGTGAACTTACTCTGTTTCAAGGGCTGCGATTTCATATCTCACTTCTTCTAAATGTTCGTTAATGGCAGTTACAGCATCTTGCACTCCTCTAATGGCTTCCTTGAGAGCATTATCATACTCGGCATTTGCCTCTGCTTCTTCGGTTCCGGCAGCTTCTGTTATCTCCTGGAGATGCACACATTCATGCTCCATTGGCTTCTTAAATGAGCAATTCTCATGGTTCACCAAACGCTCTGACGGACGACCTGCCTTCTTCAAGACCTGAATCGTGGCAGTCTATGTatagaatatatataatacaccGTCAGCAGAGAATGCAGGATTTTACAATAAGGCACATATTAAATATAGCCATACAGGTAAGAAGGTTGATGACAAAGAATATGTaccatatatatttaatataatatcgAAATTGAGTTTTATGTACCCATACCTGACGCTCATCTCCGATCACATAGAATGACAACATTAAATTGTAATTCCATTGTTCAATATAATAATCTTAGCAGCAATGGTACAAGAATGACTAGAGACATACCAAATGTAATTTCTGCTTTTCCTGTGTTTGAATGGCTCTGAGAAGCTCAGCTAGATCAACTCGGCAGTAATCGGGGTTTAAAAACAGAGATTCCATCTCAAGGACCTGCACTCAAACCAATGATGTAGTAAGAACATATGGTCTCAAAAAAATGAATCCAAAGTTTATGAATGTTCAGCTGTTGAACTCGGAACTTGTTTTGAGCAATCATTGAACTCTACTGTGATCTCACTGCAAAGCTGCTGGTAGGCCAATTCCCCTCCCGATTTCATATACTCCGAAAAACCCCTGATTAGTTTAATGCCAAAACTAACGTTCAAAATTCTCTCTAAAAAAACATGGTAAAcataacaaaagcataacataTAGTACATTCAGTCGAAGCCTTTTGAAGCATTATAATTATACCAGGCAAAGAACACACAATACAAGCAAACGAGaaaaacaactaaaaacatgatACAAAAAATAATATGAACATGAATAGTTATCTTTAGATAATCTTTTCATGGTTTCTTTTGTTGCATTGGGTTGGTACTGTAGCAGATTTCAGCTTCTTTTGGATGATAAAAATCAGATTTATCCAAATAATAATACGAACAAGACAAGAATATACGAATGTATCAAAATCTACATAACATGAATTACTGAGTACAGAGAGTTTATAAGTATACAACACCTTAAACATTAtgacaataaataaaataattacgaCATAAAACAAAGATCACCAGGTCTAAAGAACACGAACGTACATTCTCATCACTCAAGGACACAATTTATTCCATGAAAATGGTTCATTAAGCATCAAAGAAACCTTTTTACAAACAATTTCCTATTCTTGCACCATgtccataaaaattttagaagtatATAATACCTTAAACACGAAAACTACACAAATACATGACTTTCCAAATTTAACGAATTCAATATCATACAAGTTCAAAGTATATTCTTATCACTCCAACACGAAAACATGAATATATGAATTATCAGCCGTAAAAAACGTTTTATAAACAATTTCCTATTCTACTCTTTTCATTTCAAGATAAAGCTTAAGTAAGCGTTAGAATAAGTACATGCATTTCATACTGAAAAACCTAGGTTCTAATTAGGCGCATGGATTCGCTTATTTACCACCAAAATATAtacaaataagaaaaaaattaaacccCAAGGGAGGGATTTCAAGAACTACTAGACGCATGGATTAACTATTCATTGATATTTTCCCTGATTTTTAGCAATAACACTAGTATTGATTAGCGAACCCCAAGAAATAGTTATGAATAAGAAAATAAGTGAAACAAAAGAATGGATTTAACAAATCCAAATCAAATTTAGGGGTGTCTTTTTGGGGAGaaaaaagaaatgaagaaggCTTACGTTTTAAGCTTGGAGTAAGCCTGAGCTCTACGCTGTTGAATTTCAAGGAATTTGCGAAGTAAATTGAGAATTTCATTGCTTTTACTGCAATTGCTGTTTTCTTGTTCAATCTccattgagtcttttattgaaaCCTTCTTCTCAAAATCTTCCATTTTTTTCCTTTTCGAATTTGCCCCTTATTCCGATCTCTGCAAGTTTTCTTCGTTAATCTTCTGCGGTCACGCCTCCCTCTAAGAAACTGGAAATTGAAATGCTTCGTATTTACACTGAAACCAACAAATAACTTAGAAGGCTTTTGAATATGGGGAGTTAGAACCCAGCCcactttttaatttgatttttttcttaaatttatttttatatattattcaaatatttttggatAAGGATAAGGCCTTCAGACTTAAACCCTTAGTTGCCTTTTCGATTCTCGAATCAATTAATTTCaacaattatttaatttaattaaataattataaattttaaaactaattagtaaaaattattaaaaaataatttaattatttaatcgaTTGAATTTTAACTCGATTAATATTATTATCCATACAAAATAACGTAAATTTGAATACTTGATCTACGTTACCTTTCAATTTAAGAGTTtaaaaaatttatctatttaattaatttttatttctatttaattaatctGAAATTATTTATAAATCACTAAATTAATCTCTCCAAACCGATACTTCGTCCAATTTGATTTTAATAACATTGAATATGATGAGATTTCCCCCTCCAATATTAATTGCCTTGGTAAATtctaaaaatagtcacttttatttgttttaagttacattttagtcacttatgtttgaaatgttatgttttaatcaCTTACATTATTGTTTTGTTACGAAATGATCATTTTACTGTTAAACTCCATTACCTCCTTAACAGCAGTCCTACGTGGCAGTTCAAATGAGTTTTAAATTCCAACTGGGATGTCTAATTGCTGgaataaaaatagatttttaattaaataaatttgatttagACTGTCACGTAGGACATCCAAGTTGGTATTTAAAACTCATTAGACTACCACGTGGGACCTCAGTTAGGGAGGTAACGgagcttaacggtagagtgaccacttcgtaatAAAGTGATAACGtaagtaactaaaatataacattttaaacataagtgattaaaatgtaacccaaaacaaacaaaaacaattatttttgtaatttactcTTCTTTTAATTGGTTCtttcaaaattaaatatcaaGATTagttatttcaataattttttaatcttttaattggccttttaaaattaatggattattttctatatcatccgaaatatagaaaattttagagaCGATATTATCAAAAGGAAAAATTCTAGTGTACCCTAAAATGACTAtgaaaaataccaaaaataaaagCTTTGAACATTTCTAAAACAAAAACACACTCATCATTTACTCCTTAAAAACGTAAGTTGCAATAGTGGATGTATTGCAATTTCATGATACATTCACGTTGcggataaaaaaaaattatgaagtaaatatatttattaaaagttcACATAAAAGTTAATTGATATTACTCGTGGCTCGGCCTATTTAAAAAAtgggttttaatttttgtttaaactcattttttaaatctatatttttatctaaaccTTCTTACTTTTTAAACTAACCTTCAAATCTAGGTGAGTGACTCGACTCATGATTAGATACCTTATTCATTGTTCgagattttatattattttaacttgaaCCCGCTTTTATTATCTTTGAGTCTAAACCCACATGTTttaaatattaacaataataaaattatttaaaatttacataaTAAGAAAAACACTATATATGGTAATATTATCTTGTCTATATCTATAAGATTTTACATTTGACTGAGTCATATATGCTTAATCAATATGCtttaatacatacatatatacatatatatatacatatatattatatatatattatatatattctcaCGTATTAAGTCATGGCTTGCCTAAACAATGTAGTCAACTGCCCAAAGTTGGGTGGTTCTaaccattttaattatttatttccattctttaacTTTTATTCTAACTTCTCactgaaaaagaaaattaaaaacttttttctatttaataatttgtatattctattaattatattatatatatattaaaaattcatttatttacatcaTATTTTATAATTGTATTTTGTATCGTGGGAGTGTACTTGAGTTAGTCTCAGTTTGTATGTTTAATTACATTTAaagttatttaattgaatttgaatttattGAGTATTCATTTGTACTCCTCTCTTGAGaggatttatttatatatttataaggtGCAATCTTTTGATGTGATGTATTAAGATTAAATAGGTCTTTGTATGTTGACACGTATTTTCTCTTAGAATTAACATGTGTCCTCCAAATATGAATTCGTCTACATGGTGACAAAGTATATAGGCGAACTACGCAGGCTAACTACATGATAATTGAAGTAAGAAGAATCAAGTTGATCTtaggcttagtttggatgggcgATTGGGTGCGGTGTGGTGCGTTTagtttactttttgtctcacgctgCAATATCGCTACAGTATTTAATCTCACCACCaccgctatttttacactaaccgcaggTAAACACACCGCCTATCCAAACTCACCTTTAGTTGGATAGCGGGTTGGTCCAGGAACGGATAATGACAAACATTATAACAGaattcaaattaaattatttcaacacTAATATTTAATTGAACAATCAAGGAGCCTAATTGAGTATCTTAAATgttcattttataatttataaaaatgatCATTTTAGGATTTGTGATTGTTCTTTCTAATAATGTAATCTATaatatttaaactcaaatttttaaaagtgtaaaatgtgcggtaaataatttttatttttattttctagaaaaAGTTGTTAGTTAATAGTTGACTTTAACTTTGTCACTTCATCATCAGCTACTTCCCCTTATAATATATTCCTTTGGTTCCATCTGAGTTTGGTTCATAATTTATACCATAAACTAATGAATCAACTGTTTGCCAATTGCTGATGTCAATCCGCGTTTCCCCTTATTTTTTCTCGATTATGTTG harbors:
- the LOC108484425 gene encoding uncharacterized protein LOC108484425, which produces MEDFEKKVSIKDSMEIEQENSNCSKSNEILNLLRKFLEIQQRRAQAYSKLKTGFSEYMKSGGELAYQQLCSEITVEFNDCSKQVLEMESLFLNPDYCRVDLAELLRAIQTQEKQKLHLTATIQVLKKAGRPSERLVNHENCSFKKPMEHECVHLQEITEAAGTEEAEANAEYDNALKEAIRGVQDAVTAINEHLEEVRYEIAALETE